Proteins encoded by one window of Luteimonas yindakuii:
- a CDS encoding DUF998 domain-containing protein, which produces MPARSSPGWLPLACAGAALMLMVVTAAAGTLWWPGLSHTGHPLALPGADGVPRAAAYNALVFVLPGGLACLLACWRYNALPGTAGWGARIGARLLLLAGIAWAAQGIFALDLRELDGRNGQLHAAAWMCWWLAAASGLVLLAMQERRGRWADAVTAVLLVLLALLPYWPWPAGLSQRLAALVWFGGWLGWAVREWRGSGLR; this is translated from the coding sequence ATGCCTGCCCGTTCTTCGCCTGGATGGCTGCCGCTTGCCTGCGCAGGCGCGGCACTGATGCTGATGGTGGTGACCGCCGCTGCCGGCACGCTGTGGTGGCCGGGGCTGTCGCACACCGGCCACCCGCTGGCCCTGCCCGGTGCGGACGGCGTGCCGCGCGCAGCTGCCTACAACGCACTGGTGTTCGTGCTGCCGGGGGGGCTGGCGTGCCTGCTGGCCTGCTGGCGCTACAACGCGCTGCCGGGCACGGCGGGGTGGGGTGCCCGGATCGGCGCCCGCCTGTTGTTGCTGGCGGGCATCGCCTGGGCAGCGCAGGGGATATTCGCGCTCGATCTGCGCGAACTCGACGGTCGCAATGGCCAGCTGCACGCCGCCGCATGGATGTGCTGGTGGCTGGCTGCAGCCAGTGGCCTGGTGCTGCTGGCGATGCAGGAGCGTCGCGGGCGCTGGGCGGACGCAGTCACCGCCGTGTTGCTGGTGCTGCTGGCGCTGTTGCCGTACTGGCCCTGGCCGGCGGGGTTGAGCCAGCGACTGGCGGCGCTGGTCTGGTTCGGCGGATGGCTCGGCTGGGCGGTCCGCGAATGGCGCGGATCAGGCCTGCGCTGA
- the leuS gene encoding leucine--tRNA ligase: protein MSEAQSESHPYDPAAVEAAAQQYWDSTRAFEVREDDSRPKYYCLSMLPYPSGALHMGHVRNYTIGDVISRYQRMTGKNVLQPMGWDAFGLPAENAAIRNSTAPAKWTYANIEHMRGQLKSLGYALDWSREFATCQPDYYVHEQRMFVRLMKKGLAYRRNAVVNWDPVDQTVLANEQVVDGRGWRSGALVEKREIPQWFLRITDYAQELLDGLDALPGWPDSVKTMQRNWIGRSEGLEIGFRVDGEPEPLMVYTTRPDTLMGVTFISIAGEHPLAQKAAAANPELAAFIADLKRGGVSEAEIETQEKRGMATGQWAIHPVTGEDLPIYVANFVLMGYGTGAVMAVPAHDQRDWEFAKSYGLPVRPVIVPASVRDALDEVVGDVAHDADPFQAALAGGSVDAYDTSVAVRVVREYLDAIEQQGAYTERGTLINSGEFNGMDYDAAFDALAARLEATGTGRRKVNFRLRDWGVSRQRYWGCPIPVVYCQACGAVPVPEDQLPVVLPEDVAFSGVQSPIKSDPEWRRTTCPQCGAAAERETDTFDTFMESSWYYARYTSPGAADMVDARAKYWTPVDQYIGGVEHAILHLLYFRFYHKLLRDQGLVDSDEPAVNLLTQGMVIAETYYRDNADGSKDWINPADVDVERDERGRITGAHLKADGRPVSIGGVEKMSKSKNNGVDPRAMVDRYGADTVRLFSMFAAPPTLSLEWNEAGVEGMSRFLRRLWSQVERHAAAGAAPSLDASQLTPAQKTLRRQLHETIQKVGDDYGRRLNFNTAIAAVMELLNHVAKFTEDGDGARALRQEVFEAMVLMLNPITPHASHALWQLLGHPQTLLEDHGFPTVDPQALARDALRLAVQVNGKLRGTIDVAVDAERPAIEAAALDDPGVARFLEGMQVRKIIIVPGKIVNIVAG from the coding sequence GTGTCCGAAGCCCAGTCCGAGTCCCACCCGTACGATCCCGCGGCCGTTGAAGCCGCTGCCCAGCAGTACTGGGACAGCACCCGGGCCTTCGAGGTGCGCGAGGACGACAGCCGGCCGAAGTACTACTGCCTGTCGATGCTGCCGTACCCGTCGGGCGCGCTGCACATGGGCCATGTGCGCAACTACACGATCGGCGACGTCATCAGCCGCTACCAGCGCATGACCGGAAAGAACGTGCTGCAGCCGATGGGCTGGGATGCCTTCGGCCTGCCGGCGGAGAACGCCGCGATCAGGAACAGCACCGCGCCGGCGAAGTGGACCTACGCCAACATCGAGCACATGCGCGGCCAGCTGAAGTCGCTGGGCTACGCGCTCGACTGGTCGCGTGAGTTCGCCACCTGCCAGCCGGACTACTACGTGCACGAACAGCGCATGTTCGTGCGGCTGATGAAGAAAGGCCTCGCCTATCGCCGCAATGCGGTGGTGAACTGGGACCCGGTCGACCAGACCGTGCTCGCCAACGAGCAGGTGGTCGACGGTCGTGGCTGGCGTTCGGGCGCGCTGGTGGAGAAGCGCGAGATCCCGCAGTGGTTCCTCAGGATCACCGACTACGCGCAGGAACTGCTCGACGGCCTGGATGCGTTGCCGGGCTGGCCGGATTCGGTCAAGACGATGCAGCGCAACTGGATCGGCCGCAGCGAAGGGCTCGAGATCGGCTTCCGCGTCGATGGCGAGCCGGAGCCGCTGATGGTCTACACCACGCGGCCGGACACGCTGATGGGCGTGACCTTCATTTCGATCGCCGGCGAGCACCCGCTGGCGCAGAAGGCCGCGGCGGCGAATCCGGAGCTTGCGGCGTTCATCGCCGACCTCAAGCGTGGCGGCGTGTCCGAGGCCGAGATCGAGACCCAGGAAAAGCGCGGCATGGCGACCGGGCAATGGGCGATCCACCCGGTCACCGGCGAGGACCTGCCGATCTACGTGGCCAATTTCGTGCTGATGGGCTACGGCACCGGTGCGGTGATGGCGGTGCCGGCGCACGACCAGCGTGACTGGGAATTCGCCAAGTCCTACGGCCTGCCGGTGCGCCCGGTGATCGTGCCCGCGTCGGTGCGCGACGCACTGGACGAGGTGGTGGGCGACGTTGCCCACGATGCCGATCCGTTCCAGGCCGCGCTGGCGGGTGGTTCGGTCGATGCCTACGACACCTCGGTCGCGGTGCGGGTGGTGCGCGAGTATCTCGATGCCATCGAGCAGCAGGGTGCGTATACCGAACGCGGAACCCTGATCAATTCCGGTGAATTCAACGGGATGGATTACGACGCCGCATTCGATGCGCTGGCTGCGCGCCTCGAAGCGACGGGCACCGGCCGGCGCAAGGTCAACTTCCGCCTGCGCGACTGGGGCGTGAGCCGCCAGCGCTACTGGGGCTGCCCGATCCCGGTGGTCTATTGCCAGGCCTGCGGCGCGGTGCCGGTGCCGGAGGACCAGCTGCCGGTGGTGCTGCCCGAGGACGTCGCGTTCAGTGGCGTGCAGTCGCCGATCAAATCCGATCCGGAATGGCGCCGGACCACGTGCCCGCAGTGCGGCGCCGCGGCCGAGCGCGAGACCGACACCTTCGACACCTTCATGGAGTCGAGCTGGTACTACGCCCGCTACACCTCGCCGGGCGCGGCGGACATGGTCGACGCGCGGGCGAAGTACTGGACGCCGGTCGACCAGTACATCGGCGGCGTCGAGCACGCGATCCTGCACCTGCTGTATTTCCGCTTCTACCACAAGCTGCTGCGCGACCAGGGCCTGGTGGACAGCGACGAGCCCGCGGTGAACCTGCTCACCCAGGGCATGGTCATCGCCGAGACCTACTACCGCGACAACGCCGACGGTTCCAAGGACTGGATCAACCCCGCCGACGTGGACGTGGAGCGCGACGAGCGTGGTCGCATCACCGGTGCGCACCTGAAGGCCGATGGCCGACCGGTGTCGATCGGCGGCGTCGAGAAGATGTCGAAGTCGAAGAACAATGGCGTCGACCCGCGCGCGATGGTGGACCGCTACGGCGCCGATACCGTGAGGCTGTTCTCGATGTTCGCCGCGCCGCCCACGCTGTCGCTGGAGTGGAACGAGGCCGGCGTCGAGGGCATGTCGCGTTTCCTGCGCCGGTTGTGGAGCCAGGTGGAGCGCCATGCCGCCGCCGGCGCCGCACCCTCGCTCGATGCATCGCAGCTCACCCCGGCGCAGAAGACCCTGCGCCGGCAGCTGCACGAGACCATCCAGAAGGTCGGCGACGACTACGGTCGCCGCCTCAACTTCAATACCGCGATCGCCGCGGTGATGGAGTTGCTGAACCACGTGGCGAAGTTCACCGAGGACGGTGACGGCGCGCGTGCGCTGCGGCAGGAGGTGTTCGAGGCGATGGTGCTGATGCTCAATCCGATCACCCCGCACGCGAGCCATGCGCTGTGGCAGCTGCTCGGCCATCCGCAGACGTTGCTGGAGGACCACGGGTTCCCCACGGTCGACCCGCAGGCGCTGGCGCGCGATGCGCTCAGGCTCGCCGTGCAGGTCAACGGCAAGCTGCGCGGCACGATCGATGTCGCGGTGGATGCCGAGCGGCCGGCGATCGAGGCCGCGGCGCTGGACGATCCGGGCGTCGCGCGTTTCCTCGAGGGCATGCAGGTGCGCAAGATCATCATCGTCCCCGGCAAGATCGTGAACATCGTCGCCGGCTGA
- the lptE gene encoding LPS assembly lipoprotein LptE: protein MRRLLPLVLLSTLLLGACGFHLRSALTLPPDLGAVRVVTQDPFSPLRDGLELALRQAGADIVPATTADVATLNVLSERWAETPLSVDQFGRAQEYSLRYAVVFRLRRADGADLVPQQAVELARDYTSSPSELIGTESERELLGREMRREMVASIVRRIDGASRQP, encoded by the coding sequence ATGCGCAGACTCCTCCCGCTCGTCCTGCTTTCGACCCTGCTGCTCGGTGCCTGTGGCTTCCATCTGCGCAGCGCGCTCACCCTGCCGCCCGATCTGGGCGCGGTGCGGGTGGTCACGCAGGATCCGTTCAGTCCGCTGCGCGATGGCCTCGAGCTGGCGCTGCGCCAGGCGGGCGCCGACATCGTGCCCGCGACCACTGCCGACGTGGCGACGCTCAACGTGCTCTCCGAGCGCTGGGCGGAGACGCCGCTGTCGGTCGACCAGTTCGGTCGTGCACAGGAATACTCGCTGCGCTACGCAGTGGTGTTCCGCCTGCGCCGCGCCGACGGTGCCGACCTGGTGCCGCAGCAGGCGGTCGAACTGGCACGCGACTACACCTCGAGCCCGAGCGAGTTGATCGGTACCGAGAGCGAGCGCGAGCTCCTCGGCCGCGAGATGCGCCGCGAGATGGTCGCCTCGATCGTGCGCCGCATCGACGGGGCCTCGCGGCAGCCGTAG
- the holA gene encoding DNA polymerase III subunit delta has protein sequence MELTPERLVAQLGQGPLRPVYLIAGPETLRVLEAADAVRTRAREQGYAEREVFEPEGRDIDWNALEATLRAPSLFAARRVIEIRLPTAKPGKDGAAAITAFCDAPPDDILLLVTGGEWSRQHGGKWSEAIGRVGQIAVAWGVKPHEMPDWIERRLRSRGVSADRDAVQRLADRVEGNLLAAAQEIDKLALLAEGATLDTARMEDLVADAARFDVFRLVDAALSGQAAQAVRMLAGLRAEGEAVPALMGMVVMELQRAAALARVQARGGNLAAEFRAQRVWDSKQAVYTRALQRHPAPRWEQFLAAAGRIDRIAKGRAPGDAWQALERLLVAVAETRAARVMG, from the coding sequence ATGGAGCTGACCCCGGAACGTCTCGTCGCCCAGCTCGGGCAGGGACCGCTGCGCCCGGTCTACCTGATCGCCGGCCCGGAAACGTTGCGCGTGCTCGAGGCTGCCGACGCGGTGCGCACCCGCGCGCGCGAGCAGGGCTATGCCGAGCGCGAGGTGTTCGAGCCCGAAGGCCGCGACATCGACTGGAACGCGCTCGAAGCCACCCTGCGTGCGCCCAGCCTGTTCGCTGCACGGCGGGTGATCGAGATCCGCCTGCCGACCGCCAAGCCTGGCAAGGACGGCGCGGCAGCGATCACCGCGTTCTGCGACGCGCCACCCGACGACATCCTGCTGCTGGTGACCGGCGGCGAATGGAGCCGCCAGCACGGTGGCAAGTGGAGCGAGGCCATCGGCCGCGTGGGCCAGATCGCGGTGGCCTGGGGCGTGAAGCCGCACGAGATGCCGGACTGGATCGAGCGTCGCTTGCGCAGCCGCGGCGTCAGCGCGGACCGCGATGCGGTGCAGCGGCTGGCGGACCGGGTCGAAGGCAACCTGCTGGCGGCCGCCCAGGAGATCGACAAGCTCGCCCTGCTGGCCGAGGGCGCGACGCTGGACACCGCGCGGATGGAAGACCTGGTAGCCGATGCCGCGCGCTTCGACGTGTTCCGCCTGGTGGATGCGGCGCTGTCCGGCCAGGCCGCGCAGGCGGTGCGCATGCTCGCCGGGCTGCGTGCCGAGGGCGAGGCCGTCCCCGCACTGATGGGCATGGTGGTGATGGAACTGCAACGCGCGGCGGCGCTGGCACGGGTGCAGGCGCGTGGCGGCAACCTGGCGGCGGAATTCCGCGCGCAGCGGGTCTGGGATTCGAAGCAGGCGGTGTATACCCGTGCGCTGCAGCGTCATCCGGCACCACGCTGGGAGCAGTTCCTCGCCGCCGCCGGACGCATCGACCGCATCGCCAAGGGACGGGCGCCCGGTGA
- a CDS encoding DUF4442 domain-containing protein gives MTADRLRLLMNLWPPFLCTGIRVEHIDRDWRSARVALRMRPWNRNYVGTHFGGSLFAMTDPFWMLLVKESIGRDHYVWDRAGDIEFLKPGRGTVRAGFVLDDATLATMHAQTADGGKYLHWFDTDVVDDEGDVVARVRKQIYVRRKKDRRHG, from the coding sequence ATGACGGCTGATCGCCTTCGCCTGTTGATGAACCTGTGGCCGCCGTTCCTGTGTACGGGGATCCGCGTCGAGCACATCGATCGCGACTGGCGCAGTGCTCGGGTGGCGCTGCGCATGCGGCCATGGAACCGCAATTACGTCGGTACCCACTTCGGTGGCAGCCTGTTCGCGATGACCGACCCGTTCTGGATGCTGCTGGTCAAGGAATCGATCGGCCGCGACCACTACGTCTGGGACCGCGCGGGCGACATCGAGTTCCTGAAGCCGGGCCGTGGCACCGTGCGCGCCGGCTTCGTGCTCGACGATGCGACGCTGGCCACCATGCATGCGCAAACCGCCGACGGCGGCAAGTACCTGCACTGGTTCGACACCGATGTCGTCGACGACGAGGGTGACGTGGTGGCGCGGGTGCGCAAGCAGATCTACGTGCGCCGCAAGAAGGACCGTCGGCACGGCTGA
- the trxA gene encoding thioredoxin, translating to MTAQPAHVFDATAANFETEVLQKSMEVPVLLDFWAEWCGPCKTLGPVLEKLAAEYAGAFVLAKVDVDREQQIAAAFQIRSVPTVFLLVGGQPVDGFPGAVPEGQLREFLARHGIQPAPAVEEAVEDAPLDPAAEVARLRAAVSAEPDKDELRLDLVLALLRTGEADEAERLLDALPANLATDDRSVQARARLGFAALLKGAPSRGELEQAIAADPADLGARHLLGVRGIVEGDPEAGLQQFIEMLRQNRDYEDGLPRRSLIDAFRVVEDAELVSRYRRRMASLLF from the coding sequence ATGACCGCACAGCCCGCCCACGTGTTCGATGCCACCGCCGCCAACTTCGAGACCGAGGTCCTGCAGAAGTCGATGGAAGTGCCCGTGCTGCTCGATTTCTGGGCGGAATGGTGCGGCCCGTGCAAGACGCTCGGACCGGTGCTGGAGAAGCTGGCAGCCGAATACGCCGGTGCGTTCGTGCTGGCGAAGGTGGATGTGGACCGCGAACAGCAGATCGCCGCCGCCTTCCAGATCCGTTCCGTGCCGACGGTGTTCCTGCTGGTGGGTGGACAGCCCGTCGATGGCTTCCCGGGTGCGGTACCCGAAGGCCAGCTGCGCGAGTTCCTCGCCCGCCACGGGATCCAGCCGGCGCCTGCCGTCGAGGAAGCAGTAGAGGACGCCCCGCTCGATCCTGCCGCCGAAGTCGCCCGCCTGCGCGCAGCGGTGTCCGCGGAACCCGACAAGGACGAACTGCGCCTCGACCTCGTGCTGGCACTGCTGCGCACCGGCGAGGCCGATGAAGCCGAGCGCCTGCTCGATGCGCTGCCCGCAAACCTGGCGACCGATGACCGCAGCGTGCAGGCGCGCGCACGCCTGGGCTTCGCCGCACTGCTGAAGGGAGCGCCGTCGCGCGGCGAACTCGAACAGGCCATCGCCGCTGATCCCGCCGACCTGGGTGCGCGTCACCTGCTCGGCGTGCGCGGGATTGTCGAGGGCGATCCCGAAGCCGGCCTGCAGCAGTTCATCGAAATGCTGCGCCAGAACCGCGATTACGAGGATGGCCTCCCGCGACGCAGCCTGATCGACGCCTTCCGGGTCGTCGAGGACGCGGAACTGGTCAGCCGCTACCGCCGCCGCATGGCATCGCTGCTGTTCTGA
- a CDS encoding sensor domain-containing diguanylate cyclase, with protein sequence MSAPSSRTRRLRIPAVVIALVLLLGAGIASVMGVRSFQAANRSLEHSYRVINLIEATDAAVRAAEANARGFRNTNLIEFRPGFFEAVGRATRLTEQLAQLTADHPQQQARARTLGEAIATHLVALQVLLDINAIEATDAEVRRRNASTNLRRVAEINALSQEMLAVEQMLLQKRRQRSEREASTLVLFIVLAMTIALVLLGLLLAGLARENKRSRQLEREARHAVSELQGALVLRDTLAEQRRAQSVYAGLLQSCQSRDELVLLTMRTMQDLVPGSSGRCYLSKSSQNFLESAGSFGDRVISSSDVIMHEQCWALRRGQPHYTRGRSGGLRCAHIDDDTPVDGISSLCVPLVAQGSSLGLLHISGRTSDAVEDNDAGIIMSIAEQMGMAIANLQLRETLRLQSIRDPLTGLFNRRYLEENLVREMLRCERRRLPLSLMMLDVDHFKRFNDQHGHAAGDAVLAHVGRVLQSLVRAEDLACRYGGEEFTIVLPETGAEAAIQRGLEICRAMSSLTIRHMDRMLGPITVSIGIATAPHDSADPGLLLEIADAALYRAKAEGRDRVLHTSAQA encoded by the coding sequence ATGTCCGCGCCCTCATCCCGCACCCGCCGCCTGCGCATCCCCGCCGTGGTGATCGCGCTGGTGTTGCTGCTGGGCGCCGGCATCGCCTCGGTGATGGGCGTGCGCAGTTTCCAGGCGGCCAACCGTTCGCTTGAGCACAGTTACCGGGTGATCAATCTGATCGAGGCCACCGATGCAGCAGTGCGTGCGGCCGAGGCAAATGCGCGCGGCTTCCGCAACACGAACCTCATCGAGTTCCGCCCCGGGTTCTTCGAGGCCGTGGGCCGCGCCACCCGCCTTACCGAGCAGCTGGCGCAGCTGACTGCGGACCACCCGCAGCAGCAGGCCCGTGCACGCACGCTGGGCGAGGCCATTGCCACGCACCTGGTGGCTTTGCAAGTGTTGCTCGACATCAACGCCATCGAGGCGACCGATGCCGAGGTGCGACGCAGGAACGCGAGCACGAACCTGCGTCGGGTCGCCGAGATCAACGCCCTCAGCCAGGAAATGCTGGCGGTGGAACAGATGCTGCTGCAGAAGCGCCGCCAGCGCAGCGAGCGCGAGGCCAGCACGCTGGTCCTCTTCATCGTGCTGGCGATGACCATTGCCCTGGTGCTGCTGGGCCTGCTGCTGGCGGGCCTGGCGCGCGAGAACAAGCGCAGCCGCCAGCTGGAACGCGAGGCAAGGCACGCAGTGTCCGAGCTGCAGGGCGCGCTGGTGCTGCGCGACACGCTGGCGGAGCAGCGGCGCGCCCAGAGCGTCTATGCCGGCCTGCTGCAGAGTTGCCAGAGCCGCGACGAGCTGGTGTTGCTGACCATGCGCACGATGCAGGACCTGGTACCGGGATCGAGTGGTCGTTGTTACCTCTCGAAGAGCTCGCAGAACTTCCTTGAAAGCGCGGGCAGCTTCGGCGACCGCGTGATCAGCAGCAGCGACGTGATCATGCACGAGCAGTGCTGGGCCCTGCGCCGCGGCCAGCCGCATTACACCCGCGGCCGCAGCGGCGGGCTGCGCTGTGCGCATATCGACGATGACACCCCGGTCGACGGCATTTCCAGTCTTTGCGTGCCATTGGTGGCGCAGGGCTCGTCACTGGGTCTGCTGCATATCAGCGGCCGCACCAGCGATGCGGTCGAGGACAACGACGCGGGCATCATCATGTCCATCGCCGAACAGATGGGCATGGCGATCGCCAACCTGCAGTTGCGCGAAACACTGCGCCTGCAGTCGATCCGCGATCCGCTGACCGGCCTCTTCAACCGCCGTTACCTCGAGGAGAACCTGGTCCGCGAGATGCTGCGCTGCGAACGGCGACGCCTGCCGCTGTCGCTGATGATGCTCGACGTCGACCATTTCAAGCGCTTCAACGACCAGCACGGCCACGCCGCGGGTGACGCAGTGCTGGCGCACGTGGGTCGCGTCCTGCAGTCACTGGTACGCGCCGAGGACCTTGCCTGCCGTTACGGTGGCGAGGAATTCACCATCGTGCTGCCGGAAACCGGCGCCGAGGCCGCCATCCAGCGCGGCCTGGAGATCTGCCGGGCGATGTCGTCGCTGACGATCCGCCACATGGACAGGATGCTCGGACCGATCACCGTGTCCATCGGCATCGCCACGGCCCCCCATGACAGCGCGGACCCCGGCCTGCTGCTGGAAATCGCCGACGCCGCGCTTTATCGCGCCAAGGCCGAAGGCCGCGACCGCGTCCTGCACACCTCAGCGCAGGCCTGA
- a CDS encoding bifunctional serine/threonine-protein kinase/formylglycine-generating enzyme family protein → MQDRTTSHDAATPLPEIAGYRVLRRIADGGMSTVYLARQESLGRDVAIKVMRPEALGDEVSRRRFENEARTIGRLDHPHIVGIHQIGRTADDRPFFVMPHMTRGHLGQRELAGDETRIREILRALLAALTYAHARGVIHRDVKAENVLFDEADRPLLADFGIALRRGYGSRVTSAGLALGSTAYMAPEQARGEEVDHRADLYALGVLTWEMLTGRLPFEAQDALSMAVMHAQDPIPRLPPHLRHWQTFIDRSMAKYPLKRFHDAADMLHALERLPQGPQRSFSPRDAAAAGMARMRELPRGAWIVLGLLLAAGLGFGMRHGDDAARGFFRAGTPSQPGAIADGGIPMIGNPDDALLRAAPESEASTLVEDARRQLQQRRLVSPAGDNAYDSLVAVAGIAPDHLDLPQLSAQLARALAADAADAVKNGNDAAARRQLERIASLAQATGLGDEDLAVELRRDFATALATRIEAAARRFDRDTARKAVALAEAASLDATTRERLRRQAEAVPAVGAVLTGDPARMTVVRSGDGAYALTRRHISRSDYTRFAEATGRPAALCRERASVLRVIARRDWTDPGFEQGNADPVVCVSWDDAQAFAQWLGARNGHRYRLPTAVEASGSAASGGSRAVAEWLLDCEGDCARRHVRGSSWRRDESGGARDGKRGYDDVGFRLVREP, encoded by the coding sequence ATGCAGGACCGGACCACATCCCACGACGCGGCAACGCCATTGCCGGAGATCGCCGGCTACCGCGTGCTGCGCCGGATCGCCGACGGCGGCATGTCCACCGTGTACCTCGCACGGCAGGAATCGCTGGGCCGCGACGTGGCGATCAAGGTGATGCGCCCGGAAGCGCTGGGCGACGAAGTCAGCCGCCGCCGCTTCGAGAACGAGGCGCGCACGATCGGCCGCCTCGACCATCCGCACATCGTCGGCATCCACCAGATCGGCCGCACCGCCGACGACCGCCCGTTCTTCGTGATGCCGCACATGACGCGCGGCCACCTCGGCCAACGCGAACTCGCCGGCGACGAGACGCGCATCCGCGAGATCCTGCGCGCGTTGCTGGCGGCATTGACCTATGCGCATGCGCGCGGGGTGATCCACCGCGACGTCAAGGCCGAGAACGTACTGTTCGACGAGGCCGACCGCCCGCTGCTGGCGGATTTCGGCATCGCCCTGCGCCGCGGTTATGGCAGCCGCGTGACCAGCGCCGGGCTTGCCCTCGGCAGCACCGCCTACATGGCGCCCGAGCAGGCCCGCGGGGAAGAGGTCGACCATCGTGCCGACCTCTACGCACTGGGCGTGCTGACCTGGGAGATGCTCACCGGCCGGCTGCCGTTCGAGGCACAGGACGCGTTGTCGATGGCGGTCATGCACGCGCAGGATCCGATCCCGCGGCTGCCCCCGCACCTGCGCCACTGGCAGACGTTCATCGACCGTTCGATGGCGAAGTATCCGCTCAAGCGCTTCCACGACGCGGCGGACATGCTGCACGCGCTCGAGCGCCTGCCGCAGGGGCCGCAGCGCAGCTTTTCGCCGCGTGACGCCGCCGCTGCCGGCATGGCACGCATGCGCGAACTGCCGCGCGGGGCGTGGATCGTGCTGGGCCTGCTGCTGGCGGCCGGGCTGGGCTTCGGTATGCGCCATGGCGACGACGCGGCGCGTGGGTTCTTCCGCGCCGGAACGCCATCGCAGCCGGGTGCCATCGCCGACGGTGGCATACCGATGATCGGGAATCCCGACGATGCACTGCTGCGTGCGGCACCCGAGTCGGAAGCCAGCACCCTGGTGGAGGACGCGCGGCGCCAGCTGCAGCAGCGCCGCCTGGTGTCGCCCGCCGGCGACAACGCCTACGACAGCCTGGTCGCGGTGGCGGGCATCGCGCCGGACCATCTCGACCTGCCGCAGTTGTCGGCGCAGCTCGCGCGCGCGCTTGCCGCCGATGCCGCGGATGCGGTGAAAAACGGCAACGACGCCGCGGCACGCCGCCAGCTCGAACGCATCGCGTCGCTGGCGCAGGCCACCGGCCTCGGCGACGAGGACCTCGCCGTCGAACTGCGGCGCGACTTCGCCACCGCGCTCGCGACGCGCATCGAGGCCGCCGCCCGGCGTTTCGATCGTGATACCGCCCGCAAGGCGGTGGCCCTGGCAGAGGCCGCATCGCTGGACGCCACCACCCGCGAGCGCCTACGCCGCCAGGCGGAAGCGGTGCCCGCGGTGGGCGCGGTGCTGACGGGTGATCCGGCGCGGATGACCGTGGTGCGCAGTGGCGATGGCGCCTATGCGCTCACGCGCCGCCATATCAGCCGCAGTGACTACACGCGCTTTGCCGAGGCCACCGGTCGCCCCGCCGCGCTGTGCCGCGAGCGCGCCTCGGTGCTGCGGGTGATCGCGCGCCGCGACTGGACCGACCCCGGCTTCGAACAGGGCAATGCCGATCCGGTGGTCTGCGTGTCGTGGGACGACGCGCAGGCATTCGCGCAATGGCTCGGCGCGCGCAACGGCCACCGCTACCGCCTGCCCACCGCCGTTGAAGCGTCCGGCAGCGCCGCCAGCGGGGGCTCGCGCGCCGTGGCGGAATGGCTGCTCGACTGCGAAGGCGACTGCGCACGTCGCCACGTGCGTGGCAGCAGCTGGCGCCGCGACGAGAGCGGCGGCGCACGCGACGGCAAACGCGGTTACGACGACGTCGGGTTCCGCCTGGTGCGCGAACCCTGA